TTGAAGAATTTATTCCCGGCAGAGAAGCGACCTGTGGTGTCATAGAAAATTGGCGGGGGATGCCCGTCTCCGCTTTGCTTCCGATAGAAATTGTGAAGCCATCAGAATCGAAATTTTTTGATTATCAGGCGAAATATGGCGGAGGAAGCAAGGAGATTTGTCCGGGTAATTTCGGGAGAGAAGAAACAGCTCTCATTGCGGAGCTTGCGGTCAAGGCTCACAAGGCGCTCGGGCTTCGGCACTACTCTCGGTCTGATTTTATCGTTACTCCAAGAAGAGGAATTTATATTTTGGAAACAAACACGCTTCCGGGTCTCACCGAGGAGTCGCTTTTCCCAAAAGCCCTGCACGCAGTTGGGAGTAACCTGCCGGAATTTTTAGATCATTTGATTATGCTGGCGTTGGAGAAAAAATAGTGTGGTCACGAATAAATTTCCTGACGGAAATTTTTCTCGACCCCAGCTCGTGGTTTTTGCCTTTCACAAAGCTTCAAACAAAAACATCACTGCGCTTTCCAAAAGCTACAAATCTTCCGCAGGGAAGATTTCCTTAACGCTTTGTGGACGATAGAGGGGTCGAACCTCTGACCTTGCGAATGTGAATCGCACGCTCTAACCAGCTGAGCTAATCGTCCATAAGGAGAATCTTGAGTCTCGATTTATTCTTTTTATTGTAGGCAAGAGAGAAGTAATCTGCAAGCTTCCAGAGAAAATAGGTAATGAAAGTAATAAAAAACAGTCCGCCTTAGGCGGACTGTTTTTATCGAATAGGGGATTTAATAGTTGACGAAATACTGTATCTTCGCTTTCGCCTTGGCGTCGCTCAACCAAGCTGTAACCTCGCTTCCTAACTTCTGCTGGCTTATCTCGAATTTAACTTGAGCCATTACTTCTGCGTCTTTTCCGTCGGGAATCGTAATTTTATTGTCCTTGACGTACGTGGCTACTTCAAGGTCGGTTACCTGAATTTTATCTTTAAGGATTTCCGCGAGACTCATTTGTAGGTTAATCTGCTTTTTTAATTCATCTACGCTGATTCCCTGCATTTTCAAGGCATCATCGAACTTTCCGCCTTGAGACTCGACTTGCGATTTTATTTTAGCGAGTTCCCCGTCAACTGCTTCTGCGGTAATCTTTATGCCCCTTTTGTTCGCTTCTTCCTGAATTAATTTTTCGGCTACGAATGAATCCAGAACCTGCTTTCCGTACTGTGTCTCGAGTCTTTGAGAAACGCTCGATTTGCTGATTGAGGCGCCGTCGACTGTGGCCGCGGCAGAGGATTGTCTCATGACAATCGAGAAAATGATTACGAGAATAACAATGATGACGATGATAATAATTGTTTTAGTGCTCTTCTTCATTTTTCCTTTCTTTCCACTCTCCATATTTTGTTGTTCGTTTTCCATATTTGTTTCTATTATTTTATAATTTTATTAAGTGCGGTAATTATATAGTATTCAATTTAATAATTCCAGTAAGCCAATTTCGCTCCTCAATACGGTTTATCCCG
This region of Candidatus Taylorbacteria bacterium genomic DNA includes:
- a CDS encoding SurA N-terminal domain-containing protein; the encoded protein is MENEQQNMESGKKGKMKKSTKTIIIIVIIVILVIIFSIVMRQSSAAATVDGASISKSSVSQRLETQYGKQVLDSFVAEKLIQEEANKRGIKITAEAVDGELAKIKSQVESQGGKFDDALKMQGISVDELKKQINLQMSLAEILKDKIQVTDLEVATYVKDNKITIPDGKDAEVMAQVKFEISQQKLGSEVTAWLSDAKAKAKIQYFVNY